From Actinomyces slackii, a single genomic window includes:
- a CDS encoding DUF4411 family protein → MTYLLDANVFIQAKNSYYSFDLAPGFWEWLEHVEATGQACSVQAVYRELVAGGDDLAAWSKNHSPFFILPDQRTASQFQRLTNWANSQSFKPSALSAFTSSNADFLLVAHAAAYNLTVVTHETAASGSRKRVKIPDACKALDVPWCNTFTMMRNCGARLVLA, encoded by the coding sequence ATGACCTATCTCTTGGACGCGAACGTCTTCATCCAGGCGAAGAACTCCTACTACTCCTTCGACCTAGCACCTGGCTTCTGGGAATGGCTGGAGCACGTTGAAGCCACCGGGCAAGCGTGCAGCGTGCAGGCCGTCTACCGGGAGCTTGTCGCCGGAGGGGACGACTTGGCAGCATGGTCGAAGAATCACAGCCCTTTTTTCATCCTACCCGACCAGAGAACTGCCTCCCAGTTTCAGCGCCTGACAAACTGGGCGAACTCTCAGAGTTTCAAGCCCTCAGCCTTGAGCGCGTTCACATCATCGAACGCAGACTTCCTCCTCGTCGCCCACGCCGCCGCTTACAATCTGACTGTCGTGACTCATGAGACTGCTGCCAGCGGAAGTCGAAAACGAGTCAAGATCCCGGATGCCTGCAAAGCCCTCGACGTCCCTTGGTGCAACACCTTCACCATGATGCGCAACTGCGGCGCCCGATTGGTGCTGGCCTGA
- a CDS encoding helix-turn-helix domain-containing protein, translating to MNLYEMTFHVEHVDDSLVDTLIDDYDGTVGTDHTGHEFVTVLGKGASFDVAARTMVTELQSLGLRLLRLVPDLVTRPEIASRLGVTRQAVQNWTSGKRQSGFPLAVNPVGGGVWSWHDVWDWAITHGHAVENDVRYPNQAEVDIINAWLESNMTASSIYLASSVGTRIPA from the coding sequence ATGAACCTGTACGAGATGACCTTCCACGTAGAGCACGTTGACGACAGCCTCGTTGACACGCTTATCGACGACTACGACGGAACCGTCGGAACCGATCACACCGGCCACGAGTTCGTGACCGTCCTGGGCAAGGGCGCCAGCTTCGACGTCGCCGCCCGCACTATGGTCACCGAGCTTCAGTCCCTCGGGCTGCGCCTGCTGCGCCTGGTCCCTGACCTGGTCACCCGACCTGAGATCGCCTCCCGGCTGGGCGTCACCCGGCAGGCAGTACAGAACTGGACCTCCGGCAAGCGTCAGAGCGGCTTCCCACTGGCGGTTAACCCAGTCGGTGGCGGCGTGTGGTCCTGGCACGACGTCTGGGACTGGGCCATCACCCACGGGCACGCAGTCGAAAACGACGTGCGCTACCCCAACCAGGCAGAGGTGGACATCATCAACGCCTGGCTCGAGTCCAATATGACCGCGTCCTCGATCTACTTGGCGTCAAGTGTCGGAACCCGTATCCCCGCTTGA
- a CDS encoding IS630 family transposase, with protein sequence MHVVVTDEEQQVLIRWKKRGDSLILIRLKAEAILYASHGVDLDFIAEMVGRTVRTVKEWLASWRVSRLHSVVTGHKGNQNAAKLTREQKEQLKEVLSRPPSQSGIKADFWDVPALADVVRTRFDVEYESDSSYRLLMHFAGMSFKLPDPFDKRRDEEAITKRMAQIQDEVADLLSDGWEVYAADEVRVEHEAETRRMWLPQGKRTKIYVDRTRNACSFFGALSLRSKKVKVYPIEGNQNTEKILSCLTRLVRETDNDKIAVVLDNAGFHHAKALREQLQPGGRLESLKLIYLPPYAPDHNPVEHVWNTAKGTIANIQRDTPEETYTAFMGYINTRTFDYDFEHLPNITPAHDLV encoded by the coding sequence ATGCACGTGGTTGTGACAGACGAGGAGCAGCAGGTCCTTATCAGGTGGAAGAAGCGAGGTGACTCCCTCATTCTCATCCGGTTGAAAGCTGAGGCTATTCTCTACGCCTCGCACGGCGTTGACCTGGATTTCATTGCGGAGATGGTGGGGCGCACGGTGAGGACTGTTAAGGAGTGGTTGGCGTCTTGGCGTGTCAGCCGTCTGCATTCGGTGGTCACCGGTCATAAGGGAAATCAGAATGCGGCCAAGCTCACCCGCGAGCAGAAGGAGCAGCTCAAAGAGGTTCTGAGCCGGCCACCGTCACAGTCCGGCATCAAGGCGGACTTCTGGGATGTTCCCGCCCTGGCTGACGTGGTGAGGACCAGATTCGACGTGGAGTACGAGTCGGACTCCTCCTACCGGCTGCTCATGCACTTTGCGGGCATGAGCTTCAAGCTGCCCGACCCCTTTGACAAGCGCCGCGACGAGGAGGCCATCACCAAGCGGATGGCCCAGATCCAAGACGAGGTCGCAGACCTCCTGAGCGACGGGTGGGAGGTGTACGCGGCCGATGAGGTGCGCGTGGAGCACGAGGCTGAGACCCGCCGCATGTGGTTGCCCCAGGGTAAACGAACGAAGATCTACGTGGACCGCACCCGCAACGCCTGCTCCTTCTTCGGCGCACTGTCCCTGAGATCCAAGAAGGTCAAGGTCTACCCCATCGAGGGCAACCAGAACACCGAGAAGATCCTCTCCTGCCTGACTCGCCTGGTGCGCGAGACCGATAACGACAAGATCGCCGTGGTTCTCGACAATGCCGGGTTCCACCACGCCAAAGCGCTAAGAGAGCAGCTTCAGCCCGGAGGCCGGCTCGAGAGCCTCAAGCTCATCTACCTGCCGCCCTACGCACCCGACCACAATCCGGTCGAGCACGTCTGGAACACCGCCAAAGGCACAATCGCGAACATCCAGAGAGACACCCCCGAGGAGACCTACACCGCATTCATGGGCTACATCAACACCCGCACCTTCGACTACGACTTCGAACACCTCCCAAACATCACGCCAGCACACGATCTTGTTTAA
- a CDS encoding IS481 family transposase gives MVHANSPLTPEGRRRLAVLVVEEGWPLRRVAERLQVSPATVKRWADRYRAGEALIDRSSRPSTSPGRLPSKTERRIIAMRFTRRWGEHRIAYHLNLHRSTVGRVLSRYRMPLLAHIDQATGLPVRHPAPARYEKKRPGQLVHLDIKKLGRIPQGGGWRAHGRGSAADKSSGRARDRAARKGASPSRGYRYLHHAVDDYSRVAYCEILDDERKETVTAFWRRASAFFADLGVGVSAVMTDNGACYRSAAFNQLLQDTGIKHRYTRPYRPQTNGKVERFNRTLATEWAYARPYTNEAERAAAYNDWLHHYNHHRPHTGIGGQTPSQRVHNLTGKYSYGQN, from the coding sequence ATGGTCCACGCTAACTCGCCTTTGACGCCTGAGGGGCGTCGACGTCTCGCTGTTCTGGTCGTCGAGGAGGGCTGGCCGCTGCGGCGAGTCGCTGAGCGCCTACAGGTCAGCCCGGCCACCGTCAAGCGATGGGCCGATCGCTACCGGGCCGGCGAGGCGCTGATCGACCGCTCCAGTCGACCCTCCACCTCGCCGGGGCGCCTGCCCTCCAAGACCGAGCGGCGGATCATCGCTATGAGATTCACGCGCCGCTGGGGAGAGCACAGGATCGCCTATCACCTGAATCTGCACCGCTCCACAGTCGGGCGGGTCCTGTCGCGCTACCGCATGCCCCTACTGGCCCACATCGACCAGGCCACCGGGCTGCCTGTTCGCCACCCGGCACCGGCGCGCTACGAGAAGAAGCGCCCCGGGCAGCTGGTGCATCTCGACATCAAGAAGCTCGGCCGCATCCCACAAGGAGGCGGGTGGAGAGCCCACGGGCGCGGCTCGGCGGCCGACAAATCCTCAGGCCGGGCCCGCGACCGCGCCGCCAGGAAGGGCGCCAGCCCCTCACGCGGCTACCGCTACCTCCACCACGCCGTGGACGACTACTCCCGGGTGGCGTATTGCGAGATCCTCGACGATGAGCGCAAGGAGACCGTAACCGCCTTCTGGAGGCGCGCCAGCGCGTTCTTCGCGGACCTGGGGGTGGGTGTCAGCGCCGTGATGACCGATAACGGTGCCTGCTACCGCTCCGCAGCATTCAACCAACTGCTCCAGGACACCGGGATCAAGCACCGCTACACCCGCCCCTACCGCCCCCAGACCAACGGCAAGGTCGAGCGCTTCAACCGCACCCTGGCCACCGAGTGGGCCTACGCCAGGCCCTACACCAACGAGGCCGAGCGAGCCGCCGCCTACAACGACTGGCTCCACCACTACAATCACCACCGACCCCACACCGGCATCGGAGGCCAAACCCCATCACAACGCGTACACAACCTCACGGGGAAGTACAGCTATGGCCAGAATTAA
- a CDS encoding HepT-like ribonuclease domain-containing protein: MRPETPAHLWDALQAARAAVGFTAGVGYDQFAGDLMRRSAVERQIEILGEALNRIRRADPDVAVRIVVIDQVVGMRNIIVHEYGHVDDRLVWDAVTSRLPGLSALLEQLLDEADGSLG, encoded by the coding sequence ATGCGGCCTGAGACACCGGCTCACCTGTGGGATGCGCTGCAGGCAGCCCGGGCCGCAGTAGGGTTCACCGCTGGTGTCGGCTACGACCAGTTCGCAGGCGACCTGATGCGAAGGTCCGCGGTGGAGCGGCAGATCGAGATCCTGGGTGAGGCTCTGAATCGGATCCGGCGGGCGGATCCGGATGTGGCAGTGCGCATCGTTGTGATCGACCAGGTCGTTGGGATGAGGAACATCATCGTCCACGAGTATGGCCACGTCGATGACCGCCTGGTCTGGGATGCGGTGACGAGTAGGCTCCCGGGGCTGTCCGCGTTGCTGGAGCAGTTGCTCGACGAGGCTGACGGGTCCCTGGGGTGA
- a CDS encoding nucleotidyltransferase family protein — protein sequence MSGSRARLPSASLLASVCQEHGVARLRLFGSATTECFDPDQSDLDFLVDFLPDRRDRLADYLGLQADLSRLTGRSVDLVIADAVRNPYFRASALATAEDVYAA from the coding sequence ATGAGTGGATCCAGGGCTCGGTTGCCGAGTGCCTCGCTCCTGGCCAGTGTGTGTCAGGAGCATGGCGTGGCTCGGTTGCGCCTGTTTGGGTCGGCGACCACTGAGTGCTTCGATCCTGATCAGAGCGATCTTGACTTTCTCGTGGATTTTCTGCCGGATCGACGAGATCGGTTGGCGGACTACTTGGGGCTTCAGGCGGACCTATCTCGATTGACCGGTAGATCCGTCGACCTAGTGATTGCTGATGCTGTTCGGAACCCGTACTTTCGTGCATCGGCGCTAGCAACCGCGGAGGACGTCTATGCGGCCTGA
- a CDS encoding DNA alkylation repair protein: protein MSTAPEAVEGLIAGLREALAAAGDPARAAQQRAYLKSEMAMHGVSVPVARRIAQRAAAAHPDLWRDPGTWQTALCCLWDGATHREERYAALAIIRSKHSAPHASRMESLALYEHCVRTGAWWDLVDEASHAVGLVMRAHPAAAARMRAWAADADMWVRRSAIICQLQHKADTDLALLTDVIEANQEDREFFIRKAIGWALRDYARTDGDWVRAFVQAHPSLSPLSRREALKHL, encoded by the coding sequence ATGAGCACTGCACCGGAGGCAGTCGAGGGCCTCATCGCCGGCCTGCGTGAGGCGCTGGCTGCGGCAGGTGACCCGGCTAGGGCCGCCCAGCAGCGCGCCTACCTGAAGTCCGAGATGGCCATGCACGGCGTCAGCGTCCCGGTCGCGCGCCGCATCGCCCAGCGGGCTGCCGCCGCCCACCCCGACCTGTGGCGCGACCCAGGGACCTGGCAGACCGCCCTGTGCTGCCTGTGGGACGGAGCTACCCACCGCGAGGAGCGCTATGCGGCCCTGGCCATCATCCGCTCCAAGCACTCGGCTCCGCACGCCAGCCGCATGGAGTCCCTGGCGCTCTACGAGCACTGTGTGCGCACCGGGGCGTGGTGGGATCTGGTTGATGAGGCCTCGCATGCCGTCGGGCTCGTGATGCGCGCGCACCCCGCCGCGGCCGCCCGGATGCGGGCCTGGGCGGCGGACGCGGACATGTGGGTGCGGCGCAGCGCGATCATCTGTCAGCTCCAGCACAAGGCGGACACCGATCTCGCCTTGCTGACCGACGTCATCGAGGCCAACCAGGAGGACCGCGAGTTCTTCATCCGCAAGGCCATCGGCTGGGCCCTGCGCGACTACGCCCGCACGGACGGCGACTGGGTGCGCGCCTTCGTCCAGGCTCATCCCAGCCTGTCCCCGCTGAGCCGGCGCGAGGCCCTCAAGCACCTGTGA
- a CDS encoding helix-turn-helix domain-containing protein: MFSESVLGPGAVLWRSCDAGPSPIPADGCVDLIAAGDRVWICGPQTRWLRSAGTDSEGMLGLRLSAGTALRLLPTDLPNLRDRSVDLGAALDGAAGQHAARLQDLMVRARESPAPQVLLTPLLEPLGAPQPWTALVDRAAGAGLASAQVAQRLECSQRSLRRRMLTAFGYGYTTLVRIRRAERARRLISCGTPLAQAAAEAGYADQSHMCRDFARFAGMSPGQLAGSAAKMSTALPSGSSTVA; this comes from the coding sequence ATGTTCTCCGAGTCGGTTCTGGGTCCGGGCGCCGTGCTGTGGCGGTCCTGCGACGCCGGCCCGTCGCCGATCCCCGCCGACGGCTGCGTGGACCTCATCGCCGCCGGTGACCGCGTGTGGATCTGCGGGCCCCAGACCCGGTGGCTGCGCTCTGCGGGGACGGACTCTGAGGGGATGCTCGGCCTGCGGCTGTCCGCCGGGACGGCGCTGCGCCTGCTGCCCACGGACCTGCCGAACCTGCGAGACCGTTCGGTCGACCTGGGCGCAGCGCTCGACGGCGCAGCCGGCCAGCACGCCGCGCGTCTGCAGGACCTCATGGTGCGGGCACGCGAGTCACCCGCGCCGCAGGTACTCCTCACTCCCCTGCTGGAGCCGCTCGGCGCCCCGCAGCCGTGGACGGCCCTGGTGGACCGGGCCGCGGGCGCGGGGCTGGCGTCCGCGCAGGTGGCGCAGCGGCTGGAGTGCTCGCAGCGATCGCTGCGCCGCCGGATGCTCACCGCCTTCGGCTACGGCTACACCACGCTGGTGCGGATCCGGCGCGCCGAGCGCGCTCGCAGGCTCATCTCGTGCGGGACTCCCCTGGCGCAGGCTGCGGCTGAGGCCGGTTACGCCGACCAGTCCCACATGTGCCGGGACTTCGCGCGCTTCGCCGGGATGAGCCCGGGTCAGCTGGCGGGCAGTGCGGCGAAGATGTCGACAGCATTGCCGTCCGGGTCCAGTACCGTGGCATAG
- a CDS encoding VOC family protein, translating into MELTLGFIGIVTRDMAASLSFYRALGVPVAEGVEGEGHVDARLADGTVLAWDTVEVIRSFHPGYVPPEGGHRIALAFRQERPEDVDALFARLTDAGYEGAVRPWDAFWGQRYATVLDPDGNAVDIFAALPAS; encoded by the coding sequence ATGGAACTGACACTGGGATTCATCGGGATCGTCACCCGAGACATGGCCGCCTCGCTCTCCTTCTACCGCGCCCTGGGGGTGCCCGTCGCTGAGGGGGTGGAGGGCGAGGGGCACGTGGACGCGCGCCTGGCCGACGGCACGGTACTCGCCTGGGACACCGTGGAGGTCATCCGCTCCTTCCATCCCGGCTATGTGCCGCCTGAGGGCGGGCATCGCATCGCCCTGGCCTTCCGCCAGGAGCGCCCCGAGGATGTTGACGCCCTCTTCGCCAGGCTGACCGATGCCGGCTACGAGGGCGCGGTCAGGCCCTGGGACGCCTTCTGGGGGCAGCGCTATGCCACGGTACTGGACCCGGACGGCAATGCTGTCGACATCTTCGCCGCACTGCCCGCCAGCTGA
- a CDS encoding AbrB/MazE/SpoVT family DNA-binding domain-containing protein — MEPPEGTPPPGKFAATVTLGEKGQIVIPKGARDLFGIKPGDMVLLLADSERGIAIMPPDLSAQVITHTLDTVGKPRTEES, encoded by the coding sequence ATGGAACCTCCAGAGGGAACCCCGCCGCCGGGGAAGTTCGCCGCCACCGTCACCCTGGGAGAGAAGGGCCAGATCGTCATCCCCAAAGGGGCCCGGGACCTGTTCGGCATCAAGCCCGGGGACATGGTTCTCCTCCTGGCCGACTCCGAGCGCGGCATCGCCATCATGCCGCCCGACCTGTCCGCCCAGGTCATCACCCACACCCTGGACACGGTCGGCAAGCCGCGTACGGAGGAGTCATGA
- a CDS encoding ABC transporter ATP-binding protein yields the protein MSAISCQNLTHRFGELTAVDTVSLEVEDNEIFGVIGPNGAGKTTLLSCLEGLRKPTSGMIKVLGLDPLRDERTLVERTGIQFQQAALPPRLKVGEALELFSTFYDRCLPWRPLLERLGIAAKEKSYVTKLSGGERQRVFIALALIHDPELLFLDELTTALDPQARLAMWDVVRDIRERGKTVVLTTHYMEEAEALCDRVAIIDHGRLIACDTVPALIAAHGGDTCLRLSLNGPAPGSLASIEGVTTVELDGATTVVRGSGSFVQNALAHLTSAGVDVTDMSTSSPGLEDVFLNLTGRTMREAH from the coding sequence ATGAGCGCCATCTCATGCCAGAACCTCACCCACCGCTTCGGCGAGCTCACCGCGGTCGACACGGTGAGCCTGGAGGTGGAGGACAACGAGATCTTCGGCGTGATCGGCCCCAACGGCGCGGGCAAGACCACGCTCCTGAGCTGCCTCGAAGGCCTGCGCAAGCCCACATCCGGGATGATCAAGGTCCTGGGCCTCGACCCGCTGCGGGATGAGCGCACCCTGGTGGAGCGCACCGGCATCCAGTTCCAGCAGGCCGCGCTCCCGCCCCGCCTGAAGGTGGGCGAGGCGCTCGAGCTCTTCTCCACCTTCTACGACCGCTGCCTGCCGTGGCGCCCGCTCCTGGAGCGGCTCGGCATCGCCGCCAAGGAGAAGTCGTACGTGACCAAGCTGTCCGGGGGTGAGCGCCAGCGCGTGTTCATCGCCCTGGCCCTCATCCATGACCCCGAGCTCCTCTTCCTCGATGAGCTCACGACGGCACTCGACCCGCAGGCACGCCTGGCGATGTGGGACGTGGTCCGCGACATCCGTGAACGGGGCAAGACGGTGGTGCTGACCACCCACTACATGGAGGAAGCCGAGGCCCTGTGCGATCGGGTCGCCATCATCGACCACGGCCGGCTCATCGCCTGCGACACCGTCCCGGCTCTCATCGCCGCCCACGGCGGGGACACCTGCCTGCGGCTGTCACTGAACGGGCCGGCGCCTGGCTCCCTGGCCTCCATCGAGGGAGTGACCACGGTGGAGCTCGATGGCGCCACGACGGTGGTGCGCGGCTCCGGCTCCTTCGTCCAGAACGCGCTGGCGCACCTGACCAGCGCGGGGGTCGACGTCACAGACATGTCCACCAGCTCACCCGGCCTGGAGGACGTCTTCCTCAACCTCACCGGACGCACAATGAGAGAGGCACACTGA
- a CDS encoding ABC transporter permease — MLTRSSLREPAGLFFTLIFAPMLVIIFGLIFGNDPAPQFGGRGFVDAVLPACACLVVAMTGVMLLPVAQLQLRESGALARLRATPLRAGTYVAADLSVTFLISMAGVILALLAGMICFGATPQGNPLQILAAVALGLVAFLALGYTLAAIYPSSRAATGIGNGLLIVLMMSSGAFIPTAELPAGVQRIMGYSPFYYLVDLVQGMWSGEPWSHHGLATAVLAGMIGIFGALGARLLTWSD; from the coding sequence ATGCTCACCCGCTCATCCCTGCGCGAGCCGGCGGGCCTGTTCTTCACCCTCATCTTCGCCCCTATGCTGGTCATCATCTTCGGGCTGATCTTCGGCAATGATCCCGCGCCGCAGTTCGGGGGCCGCGGCTTCGTCGACGCCGTGCTGCCGGCCTGCGCCTGCCTGGTGGTGGCGATGACCGGCGTCATGCTCCTGCCGGTCGCCCAGCTCCAGCTCCGCGAGAGCGGGGCCCTGGCACGACTGCGGGCCACGCCGCTGCGAGCGGGGACCTATGTGGCCGCGGATCTGAGCGTCACCTTCCTCATCAGCATGGCCGGCGTGATCCTGGCGCTGCTGGCCGGGATGATCTGCTTCGGCGCCACCCCTCAGGGGAATCCGCTGCAGATCCTGGCCGCAGTGGCCCTCGGGCTGGTGGCCTTCCTGGCCCTGGGCTACACGCTGGCCGCCATCTACCCCTCCTCGCGCGCCGCTACCGGCATCGGCAACGGCCTGCTCATCGTGCTCATGATGTCCTCCGGGGCATTCATCCCCACGGCCGAGCTGCCCGCGGGAGTCCAGCGCATCATGGGCTACTCGCCGTTCTACTACCTGGTCGATCTGGTGCAGGGAATGTGGAGCGGGGAGCCATGGTCCCACCATGGCCTGGCCACCGCGGTCCTGGCCGGCATGATCGGGATCTTCGGCGCCCTGGGAGCGCGGCTGCTCACGTGGAGCGATTAA
- a CDS encoding nucleotidyltransferase family protein has protein sequence MIPTAESLEAREALVAHRDELDALLVRYGASNPRLFGSVARGDAGPQSDIDILVDLEDPQRRTLMRIAGLNEGMRRVLGRPVDVLAPVVLRDAVSREALAEAVAL, from the coding sequence ATGATCCCCACTGCCGAGAGCCTTGAGGCGCGTGAGGCGCTGGTGGCCCACCGTGACGAGCTCGATGCGCTCCTTGTGCGCTACGGCGCCTCCAATCCGCGGCTGTTCGGCTCGGTCGCGCGGGGCGACGCCGGCCCGCAGTCGGATATCGACATTCTCGTTGATCTTGAGGACCCACAACGGCGCACGCTCATGCGGATCGCCGGTCTTAACGAGGGGATGCGCCGCGTGCTCGGCCGCCCGGTCGATGTCCTCGCCCCGGTCGTGCTCCGCGATGCGGTCTCGCGTGAGGCGCTGGCGGAGGCGGTGGCATTGTGA
- the prmC gene encoding peptide chain release factor N(5)-glutamine methyltransferase: MDRFQLRRLVRDAGQVLREAGVVSPENDVRVLAEHVVGTSLVICEGASAEQARRFVALVEQRAARVPLQHLMGRMWFRGLGLECRPGVFIVRPETEVVAGAAIDAVARMVVGGVAEPLVVDLCTGSGAIAAALAVEVAGARVVGVELDEGAVALARENCERLAPGRVRVLRADATAPDTLSELDGRVDLVVSNPPYVPAGAVEDEETERYDPDLALYGGGEDGTAVPVAIVRRAADLLRPGGVLIMEHDPGQGVALREAALAAGFGQATTGQDLAGRDRYLRAVTERASRA, encoded by the coding sequence CTGGACCGCTTCCAGCTCCGTCGCCTGGTCCGCGACGCCGGGCAGGTGTTGAGGGAGGCGGGAGTCGTTTCTCCTGAGAACGACGTCCGGGTGTTGGCGGAGCATGTGGTGGGAACGTCGCTGGTCATATGCGAGGGGGCGAGCGCCGAGCAGGCTCGCCGGTTCGTCGCGCTGGTTGAGCAGCGCGCGGCGCGAGTGCCGCTCCAGCACCTCATGGGGCGCATGTGGTTCCGGGGGCTGGGACTGGAGTGCCGGCCCGGGGTGTTCATTGTGCGGCCCGAGACCGAGGTGGTGGCAGGGGCGGCCATCGACGCCGTGGCGCGGATGGTGGTCGGCGGCGTCGCGGAGCCGCTCGTGGTCGACCTGTGCACCGGATCGGGCGCCATCGCCGCGGCCCTGGCGGTGGAGGTGGCTGGGGCACGAGTGGTCGGCGTGGAGCTGGACGAGGGCGCGGTGGCGCTGGCCCGGGAGAACTGCGAGCGCCTCGCGCCCGGGCGAGTGCGCGTCCTGCGGGCTGACGCCACGGCACCCGACACGCTCAGCGAGCTGGACGGCAGGGTCGATCTGGTCGTCTCCAATCCACCGTACGTGCCCGCAGGGGCTGTGGAGGATGAGGAGACCGAGCGGTACGACCCGGACCTGGCGCTCTACGGCGGGGGAGAGGACGGGACGGCGGTGCCAGTCGCCATCGTGAGGCGGGCTGCGGATCTCCTGCGTCCCGGCGGTGTTCTCATCATGGAGCACGACCCCGGGCAGGGGGTCGCGCTGCGCGAGGCCGCCCTCGCCGCCGGCTTCGGGCAGGCGACCACCGGCCAGGACCTGGCCGGCCGCGACCGCTACCTGCGGGCTGTTACCGAGCGAGCCTCACGGGCCTGA
- the prfA gene encoding peptide chain release factor 1, with translation MSEDFSAAEPLLEEYTAIEAEMAGPAASDPAVMRRLGRRYAELGRVASAHRAWAVASADLADALELADEDPDFAAQMADELPALKAAEARAAERLREVLVPRDPDDARDVIIEVKAGEGGAESALFASDLARMYTRYAERMGWAVEVLGATASDLGGYKDVRLAIKTRAPVEPQDGVWAHLKYEGGVHRVQRVPVTESQGRIHTSAAGVLVMPEVDDPGEIEIDAADLRIDVFRSSGPGGQSVNTTDSAVRITHLPTGIVVSMQNEKSQLQNKEAALRVLRARLLAERAAAAEAEASAARRLQVRTVDRSERIRTYNFPENRIADHRTGFKSYNLDAVLDGDLGPVIASAITMDEAERLAAVGGQG, from the coding sequence ATGAGCGAGGACTTCTCCGCAGCCGAACCGCTCCTTGAGGAGTACACCGCCATCGAGGCCGAGATGGCCGGGCCCGCCGCCTCCGATCCCGCGGTGATGAGGCGCCTGGGCCGGCGCTACGCCGAGCTCGGGCGAGTGGCCAGCGCCCATCGCGCCTGGGCCGTGGCGAGCGCAGACCTGGCCGACGCCCTGGAGCTGGCCGATGAGGACCCCGACTTCGCCGCCCAGATGGCCGATGAGCTCCCCGCGCTGAAGGCCGCCGAGGCCCGGGCCGCCGAGCGTCTGCGCGAGGTCCTGGTGCCCCGCGACCCGGATGACGCCCGCGACGTCATCATCGAGGTCAAGGCCGGCGAGGGCGGAGCGGAGTCCGCCCTGTTCGCCTCTGACCTGGCGCGCATGTACACCCGCTACGCCGAGCGGATGGGTTGGGCTGTTGAGGTCCTTGGCGCCACCGCCTCCGATCTGGGCGGATACAAGGACGTGCGGCTGGCCATCAAGACCCGCGCGCCCGTGGAGCCCCAGGATGGGGTGTGGGCGCATCTGAAGTACGAGGGCGGCGTCCACCGCGTCCAGCGCGTGCCCGTCACCGAGTCCCAAGGGCGTATCCACACCTCGGCGGCCGGGGTCCTGGTCATGCCCGAGGTCGACGACCCCGGCGAGATCGAGATCGACGCCGCCGACCTGCGCATCGACGTCTTCCGGTCCTCCGGCCCGGGCGGGCAGTCGGTCAACACCACCGACTCGGCGGTGCGGATCACGCATCTGCCCACCGGGATCGTCGTGTCCATGCAGAACGAGAAGTCCCAGCTGCAGAACAAGGAGGCGGCCCTGCGCGTCCTGCGCGCCCGCCTCCTGGCCGAGCGCGCCGCCGCAGCCGAGGCCGAGGCCAGCGCGGCCCGTCGCCTGCAGGTGCGCACGGTGGATCGCAGCGAGCGGATCCGCACCTACAACTTCCCGGAGAACCGCATCGCCGATCACCGCACCGGGTTCAAGTCCTACAACCTGGACGCTGTGCTCGATGGCGACCTGGGGCCCGTCATCGCCTCGGCCATCACCATGGACGAGGCCGAGCGCCTGGCGGCGGTTGGGGGCCAGGGGTGA
- the rpmE gene encoding 50S ribosomal protein L31 codes for MKQGIHPEYVATTVTCTCGNTFETRSTVTTGEIRAEVCSACHPFYTGKQKILDTGGRVARFEARYGKRNK; via the coding sequence ATGAAGCAGGGTATCCACCCCGAGTACGTGGCCACCACGGTCACCTGCACCTGCGGCAACACCTTCGAGACGCGCTCGACCGTCACCACCGGCGAGATCCGCGCCGAGGTGTGCTCCGCCTGCCACCCCTTCTACACCGGCAAGCAGAAGATCCTCGACACCGGTGGCCGCGTGGCCCGCTTCGAGGCGCGCTACGGCAAGCGCAACAAGTAG